From a region of the Chitinophaga caseinilytica genome:
- a CDS encoding trypsin-like peptidase domain-containing protein, whose product MINKKLIAGLLIGGAVVAGGFVLSGKSGRISDGIGFGNPEPLIQTAYTGPASAQPTDFEKAAGNAVPSVVHIRTVVKSRQVAQQDPFEGMDDDIFRRFFGEGGGRRQFNAPEQRASGSGVIISEDGYIVTNNHVVNGASEIAVTLTDRKNYKATVIGTDPNTDLALIKIDAKNLPAIPVGNSDDVRLGQWVLAIGYPLNLDVTVTQGIISAKSRSIGINRQGSAPVEAFLQTDAAVNPGSSGGALVNTNGELVGINSAIASPTGSYAGYAYSIPSNLMKKVINDIKQFGSVQRGYLGISMAPENLDDSQKKQLGITSSNTDGVYVMDTDPSGAAAAAGVKKGDVITKVNGAAVNSGSELSEQIARLKPGDKVAITLQRNGSEQELSATLKGKLGNMAAGNGASVSALGADFAALSRQDAAKLGVAGGVQVKSIEEGGLLDQQTNMKEGFVITRVGGITVRTVDELKAALARQNGNYQIEGTYPGSGKAYYYGINEN is encoded by the coding sequence ATGATCAATAAGAAACTCATTGCAGGCCTCCTCATCGGTGGGGCCGTGGTAGCCGGCGGATTCGTCCTCAGCGGCAAATCCGGCAGAATTTCGGACGGTATCGGCTTCGGAAACCCTGAACCCCTCATTCAAACAGCATATACAGGCCCGGCTTCGGCCCAGCCTACTGATTTTGAAAAGGCGGCAGGGAACGCGGTGCCCTCCGTCGTGCATATCCGCACGGTCGTGAAAAGCAGGCAGGTAGCACAGCAGGATCCGTTCGAAGGGATGGATGACGACATTTTCCGCCGGTTCTTCGGCGAAGGTGGCGGCCGCCGGCAATTCAACGCGCCCGAACAGCGGGCTTCCGGATCGGGCGTGATCATCAGCGAAGACGGTTACATCGTCACCAATAACCACGTGGTAAACGGTGCATCCGAGATCGCGGTCACACTGACCGACCGTAAAAACTACAAGGCAACGGTGATCGGTACCGATCCCAATACCGACCTGGCCCTCATCAAGATCGACGCGAAGAACCTGCCCGCCATCCCGGTCGGCAATTCTGACGACGTTCGCCTGGGCCAATGGGTGCTGGCCATCGGCTATCCCCTCAACCTCGACGTTACCGTAACGCAGGGCATCATCTCCGCCAAATCGCGCAGCATCGGCATCAACCGCCAGGGTTCCGCCCCGGTGGAAGCCTTCCTGCAAACAGACGCGGCGGTGAACCCCGGCAGCAGCGGCGGCGCGCTCGTGAACACGAACGGGGAACTGGTGGGCATCAACTCCGCCATCGCTTCGCCCACGGGCTCTTACGCGGGATACGCTTACTCCATCCCGTCTAACCTCATGAAAAAGGTGATCAACGACATCAAACAGTTCGGCAGCGTGCAGCGCGGTTACCTCGGCATCTCCATGGCGCCCGAGAACCTCGACGATTCGCAGAAAAAACAGCTTGGCATTACTTCCAGCAATACAGACGGTGTGTACGTGATGGATACCGATCCTTCCGGCGCAGCGGCAGCAGCAGGTGTGAAGAAGGGAGACGTGATCACGAAAGTGAACGGCGCGGCAGTGAATTCCGGTTCGGAACTGTCTGAACAGATCGCAAGGCTCAAGCCCGGCGATAAAGTGGCGATCACACTGCAGCGCAATGGCAGTGAACAGGAATTGAGCGCAACATTGAAAGGAAAGCTCGGCAATATGGCCGCAGGCAATGGCGCTTCGGTGAGCGCACTGGGGGCTGATTTTGCAGCGCTTTCACGCCAGGATGCAGCCAAATTGGGCGTTGCAGGCGGCGTGCAGGTGAAATCCATCGAAGAAGGCGGCCTGCTCGACCAGCAGACGAACATGAAGGAAGGATTTGTAATTACCCGGGTGGGCGGCATCACCGTGCGCACGGTAGACGAGCTGAAAGCGGCCCTGGCGCGTCAGAACGGCAATTACCAGATCGAGGGTACATATCCCGGCAGTGGAAAAGCTTATTATTACGGTATCAATGAAAACTAG
- a CDS encoding HAMP domain-containing sensor histidine kinase yields the protein MKLLNKTLQYYFWLSIVLLMVAIPVFYYVLQRIVLSNIDASLVATKTQLIPRLRVMEIEPEALQPGLDDGVTLEKAPRRPESDSLYTTDKYRLLTSYLVINQETYRLQIKSSLADHQRLIGSIIILQSVLLILLLTGLLLINQSLAKRIWKPFYQTLRKLRAYKVDDPAPLQLAPSGISEFGELNSAVEQLAERSRQSYLSQKEFAENASHELRTPLAVFQGKLEMLMQTTPLSEEQAALISELADASHRMTRLNKGLLLLTRIQNGQFPDTAAVFVRETARHLLAQYEPQIAQKGLQVEEDWLDELPVNMSPNLLEVLLGNLLSNAIRHNLPGGKIVVKGANGVLTVSNTGQAYPLQEDRIYQRFAKNSKDAESLGLGLEIVRKICDLYGFEVKYSWEKGMHNFQVIMKS from the coding sequence ATGAAGTTGCTCAACAAAACCCTCCAATATTATTTCTGGCTGTCGATCGTGCTCCTCATGGTCGCGATCCCGGTTTTTTATTACGTGCTGCAACGCATCGTGCTGTCTAATATCGACGCCAGTCTCGTTGCCACCAAAACGCAGCTCATCCCGCGGCTCCGGGTCATGGAAATTGAGCCGGAAGCGCTGCAGCCCGGGCTAGACGATGGCGTTACGCTCGAAAAAGCGCCCCGCCGGCCTGAAAGCGATTCGCTGTACACGACCGATAAATACCGCCTGCTCACGTCTTACCTCGTCATTAACCAGGAAACGTACCGGCTGCAGATCAAATCGTCGCTGGCAGACCATCAGCGGCTGATCGGGAGTATCATTATTTTACAATCCGTACTGCTGATATTGCTGTTAACGGGATTGTTGCTCATCAACCAGTCGCTGGCGAAGCGCATCTGGAAGCCCTTTTACCAGACGCTTCGCAAGTTGCGGGCGTATAAGGTCGACGATCCGGCGCCGCTGCAACTGGCGCCTTCGGGCATCAGCGAGTTCGGGGAACTGAATTCGGCGGTGGAGCAGCTGGCGGAAAGAAGCCGCCAGTCCTATCTTTCCCAGAAAGAATTCGCGGAAAACGCGTCCCACGAATTGCGGACGCCGCTGGCGGTTTTCCAGGGGAAGCTGGAGATGCTCATGCAAACCACGCCGCTGTCTGAAGAACAGGCTGCACTTATCAGCGAACTGGCAGACGCCAGCCACCGGATGACGCGGCTGAACAAGGGGCTGCTGCTGCTCACGCGCATCCAGAACGGACAATTCCCCGACACGGCGGCCGTGTTCGTCCGCGAAACGGCACGGCATCTGCTCGCGCAATACGAGCCGCAGATCGCACAGAAAGGGTTGCAGGTGGAAGAAGACTGGCTGGATGAATTGCCGGTGAACATGAGCCCCAACCTCCTGGAAGTGCTGCTGGGCAACCTGCTGTCTAACGCCATCCGGCACAATCTGCCCGGCGGGAAGATCGTGGTGAAGGGCGCCAACGGCGTGCTGACCGTCAGCAACACCGGCCAGGCGTACCCGCTGCAGGAAGACCGTATCTATCAGCGCTTCGCCAAAAACAGCAAGGATGCGGAGTCTTTGGGCCTGGGCCTGGAGATCGTCCGCAAAATCTGCGATCTCTACGGTTTCGAAGTGAAATACAGCTGGGAGAAAGGCATGCACAACTTCCAGGTGATAATGAAAAGTTAA
- a CDS encoding response regulator transcription factor: MKILIIEDEKALGQSISDYLQAEAYTCELVADKHSALQRIESFDYDCILLDISLPDGNGLQVLKALRENNKTDGVIIISARDGIEDRIHGLQLGADDYLVKPFHLSELSARIAAVIRRRRFSGTSILEAAGLTVDTAARTVRVGNQPADLTRSEYDLLLYLLTNRNRVVSKHAIAEHLSGDGESLFDNYDFIYAHMKNLKKKLIQAGWTDHIKAVYGMGYKLEAP; this comes from the coding sequence ATGAAGATCCTCATCATCGAAGACGAAAAAGCCCTCGGCCAAAGCATCTCCGACTACCTCCAGGCGGAAGCGTACACCTGTGAGCTGGTCGCCGATAAACACTCCGCCCTGCAGCGCATCGAATCGTTCGACTACGACTGCATCCTCCTCGATATTTCCCTGCCAGACGGGAACGGACTCCAGGTGCTCAAAGCCCTCCGCGAAAACAACAAGACAGACGGTGTCATCATCATTTCCGCGCGCGACGGTATCGAAGACCGCATCCATGGCCTCCAGCTCGGGGCAGACGATTACCTCGTCAAACCATTCCACCTGTCCGAACTGAGCGCCCGCATCGCCGCCGTCATCCGCCGCAGGCGCTTCTCCGGTACTTCCATCCTCGAAGCCGCCGGCCTCACCGTAGATACCGCCGCACGGACGGTCCGCGTCGGGAATCAACCCGCAGACCTCACCCGCTCGGAATACGACCTGCTCCTCTACCTGCTCACCAACCGCAACCGCGTAGTGTCCAAACACGCGATAGCAGAGCATTTGTCGGGCGATGGGGAAAGTCTGTTCGATAATTACGATTTCATCTACGCCCATATGAAAAACCTCAAGAAGAAGCTCATCCAGGCCGGCTGGACCGATCATATCAAAGCGGTTTATGGCATGGGGTACAAACTCGAAGCGCCCTGA
- a CDS encoding DUF805 domain-containing protein, giving the protein MKQHVITVFKKSTDFNGRASRAEFWWFFLFNLIVSWGISFAGAFVLPAALLSIVSLVVTLVFILPGVAVMIRRAHDVNKSGWYMLIPIYGLILAVTQGDQSENKYGPDPYNPDPSFDFERNPAK; this is encoded by the coding sequence ATGAAACAACACGTAATCACCGTATTCAAAAAATCCACCGACTTCAATGGTCGCGCCAGTCGTGCCGAGTTCTGGTGGTTCTTCCTTTTCAACCTCATTGTTTCCTGGGGGATCTCTTTCGCAGGGGCGTTCGTGCTTCCGGCGGCTTTGCTCTCTATCGTCAGCCTCGTCGTTACGCTGGTGTTCATCCTGCCCGGTGTGGCCGTTATGATCCGCCGCGCGCACGATGTGAACAAAAGCGGATGGTACATGCTCATCCCCATTTACGGGCTCATCCTCGCGGTTACGCAGGGCGATCAGTCGGAAAACAAATACGGCCCCGACCCCTACAACCCGGATCCTTCCTTCGATTTCGAACGCAATCCGGCCAAATAA
- a CDS encoding HlyD family secretion protein, whose protein sequence is MNTQPHPSATEKDTGQEPIVPGPEQIAVSPQVPHKFMRSDAMEEIFSSKPGWMERRALWFYTGILAAILVTAWFIRYPDIIDASGTLTAYNAPKELLPYESGRIIRLFAQNNSRVPAGATIAWLQSTADHATVLRLREIVQKSTELAMAGNGESSLRAIPTGMEHLGELQQNYRELMQTVQQYRGYLNEGFYMRKNAVLKRDMERLQLELATIRKQQLISQQDLTIARERYQVQEKLLKEKVTSNDEFRNHHSNYLSKEIAANQYDLSILSAETRLSEKRQEVDALAQDLERNASAYLHLLEVLGSKIEDWRKRYTIIAPVEGEIAFVMPLQENQYVTQGKVLGYVSPAGNTQYIEVNLAQENFGKIDTGMQVLLQFQAYPFHEFGHVPGRVSYISSVPSDSGFLASIRLEQGLLTNRNQQLPYKNGLRVKARIITRNLRLLERFADNFTKSFNSMQ, encoded by the coding sequence ATGAATACGCAACCCCATCCATCCGCCACCGAAAAAGATACCGGCCAGGAGCCCATCGTTCCTGGTCCGGAGCAGATCGCCGTTTCACCCCAAGTGCCCCATAAGTTCATGCGATCAGACGCCATGGAGGAGATTTTTTCCAGCAAGCCGGGATGGATGGAAAGGCGCGCCCTGTGGTTTTACACTGGTATCCTGGCCGCGATCCTCGTTACTGCATGGTTCATCCGGTATCCGGATATCATCGACGCCAGCGGAACGTTGACCGCTTACAATGCACCGAAAGAACTACTGCCCTACGAAAGCGGACGGATCATCCGGCTGTTTGCGCAAAACAACAGCCGGGTACCGGCGGGCGCCACCATCGCCTGGCTGCAATCCACGGCAGATCATGCCACTGTGCTGCGGTTGCGGGAAATCGTCCAAAAGAGCACGGAACTGGCAATGGCCGGGAACGGGGAATCTTCGCTGCGTGCGATCCCCACTGGCATGGAGCATCTCGGCGAACTGCAACAGAATTATCGGGAACTGATGCAGACCGTTCAACAGTATAGGGGATACCTGAACGAGGGTTTCTATATGCGGAAGAATGCCGTCCTCAAAAGAGATATGGAAAGATTGCAGCTGGAGCTGGCTACCATCCGGAAACAGCAGCTCATTTCACAACAAGACCTCACCATCGCCCGGGAAAGATATCAGGTACAGGAAAAACTGCTGAAGGAAAAAGTTACTTCCAACGATGAATTCAGGAATCATCACAGCAATTATCTCTCCAAAGAAATCGCCGCTAATCAGTACGATCTGTCTATACTGTCGGCCGAAACACGGCTTAGTGAAAAACGACAGGAGGTGGATGCGCTTGCCCAGGATTTGGAACGGAACGCAAGCGCGTACCTGCATTTGCTGGAAGTGCTGGGCAGCAAGATCGAAGATTGGCGGAAGCGGTACACTATCATCGCGCCGGTTGAAGGCGAAATCGCGTTTGTAATGCCGCTACAGGAAAACCAATATGTGACACAGGGGAAAGTATTGGGGTATGTTAGTCCTGCCGGAAATACGCAATACATCGAAGTGAATCTGGCGCAGGAGAATTTCGGCAAGATCGATACCGGCATGCAGGTGTTGTTGCAATTCCAGGCCTATCCCTTTCATGAATTCGGACATGTGCCCGGGAGGGTTTCCTATATTTCAAGCGTGCCGTCAGACAGTGGGTTTCTTGCCAGTATACGGCTGGAACAGGGATTGCTGACCAACCGGAATCAGCAACTGCCCTATAAAAACGGCCTCAGGGTCAAAGCAAGGATCATTACCCGCAACTTGAGGTTGCTGGAAAGATTCGCCGATAATTTCACCAAATCATTTAATTCAATGCAATGA
- a CDS encoding peptidase domain-containing ABC transporter, translating to MSFHFYRQLNAMDCGPTCLRMVARSHGKHYNVDTIRRQTGLGKQGVSMLSIGESAEKMGFRTRGVQIDYEKLQQVPVPAILHWNHNHFVVMIDAGKRNVKIADPASGIISYKKEEFMRRWTTNINADDRSVGTALLLEPKPEFFQAEDEKEHKLNWGFLFNYLRGARGPLIQIFISLGIGLILQTVMPFLSQSMVDNGINANNLNYITLVLIAQLMLVFSTTLINFIRNRLQLRVTGRINIALLSDFWIKLNRLPLSYFDTRQTGDTLQRLSDNRQIQAFLTGQTINTIFSLISFVIYAAILMLYSPGLFVIFLIGSVLYFTWIRLFMKLRRKINEEQFAASAREKSASLEMIQGVQEIRLGNAEQLKRWEWENIQSKMFRLNFRNLGYNQLQSAGALLINQSKDILLTFSVAKLVVDGQLTFGAMLSIQYILGQLSAPVQQFVGLFQQYQDAKISLERLNEINLLDDEEPDGKSFVTQLPVPCQIRLQHVNFTYPGAGNPVVLNNVSLEIPQGKVTAIVGDSGSGKTTIIKLLLRIYQEYQGNITIGNHDLQNISPAFWRRQCGAVLQDSFIFNDTIARNIALGEEVIDEERLAYSCRVSNILPFIESLPNGFNTKLGAEGVGMSQGQRQRLFIARAVYKDPAFLFFDEATNALDANNEKTIVENLDRFFRGRTVLVVAHRLSTVKNADKIIVLKQGKIIEEGTHFELIELKNHYYELVKNQLELAR from the coding sequence ATGTCTTTTCATTTTTATCGTCAATTGAATGCGATGGATTGTGGCCCCACCTGTTTGCGGATGGTGGCACGTTCGCATGGGAAGCATTACAATGTTGATACAATCCGCCGCCAGACAGGGCTTGGTAAGCAAGGCGTCTCCATGCTTAGCATCGGCGAATCCGCCGAAAAAATGGGATTCCGTACCCGCGGTGTGCAAATCGATTATGAGAAATTGCAACAGGTTCCCGTTCCCGCCATCCTGCATTGGAACCATAATCATTTCGTAGTTATGATCGATGCGGGAAAAAGAAACGTGAAGATCGCGGACCCTGCCAGCGGTATCATCTCCTATAAGAAAGAGGAGTTCATGCGTAGATGGACGACCAACATCAATGCAGACGACCGGTCTGTTGGCACCGCATTGTTGCTCGAGCCGAAACCTGAATTCTTCCAGGCGGAAGACGAGAAGGAACATAAACTGAATTGGGGATTCCTGTTCAATTACCTGAGAGGTGCTCGCGGCCCGCTCATCCAGATATTCATTTCGCTGGGGATTGGATTGATATTGCAAACCGTCATGCCTTTCCTTTCACAAAGCATGGTAGACAATGGTATCAATGCAAATAACCTCAATTATATCACGCTCGTTCTCATCGCGCAGCTCATGCTCGTGTTCAGCACCACGTTGATCAATTTCATCCGGAACCGGTTGCAGTTGCGCGTCACAGGCAGGATCAATATCGCGCTGCTGTCCGATTTCTGGATCAAGCTGAACCGGCTTCCGCTTTCCTATTTCGATACCCGGCAAACGGGAGATACGCTACAGCGGCTCAGCGATAACCGGCAGATCCAGGCCTTTCTCACCGGGCAGACCATCAATACCATTTTTTCGCTCATCTCCTTTGTTATTTATGCAGCCATCCTGATGCTGTACAGCCCTGGTCTTTTCGTCATTTTCCTCATCGGCAGTGTCTTGTATTTCACGTGGATAAGGCTGTTCATGAAGTTGCGCAGGAAGATCAACGAAGAACAGTTCGCCGCTTCGGCCCGGGAGAAATCCGCTTCACTCGAAATGATCCAGGGCGTACAGGAAATCAGGCTGGGAAATGCGGAACAGCTGAAGCGGTGGGAGTGGGAAAACATACAATCGAAAATGTTCCGGCTCAACTTCAGGAACCTCGGGTACAACCAGCTGCAGTCGGCCGGGGCATTGCTGATCAATCAAAGCAAAGACATCCTGCTCACTTTCAGTGTCGCCAAACTGGTGGTAGACGGGCAGCTAACTTTCGGGGCCATGCTTTCCATTCAATATATACTCGGGCAACTGAGCGCACCGGTGCAGCAATTCGTAGGTTTGTTCCAGCAATACCAGGATGCGAAAATCAGCCTGGAGCGGTTGAACGAAATCAATTTGCTCGATGATGAGGAACCGGACGGCAAATCGTTCGTCACGCAACTACCCGTACCTTGCCAGATCCGGTTGCAGCATGTGAATTTTACCTACCCCGGCGCCGGCAACCCTGTTGTGCTGAACAATGTTTCACTGGAAATCCCGCAGGGGAAAGTTACTGCCATCGTGGGAGACAGCGGCTCCGGCAAAACCACGATCATCAAGCTCCTGTTGCGGATTTACCAGGAATACCAGGGCAATATTACCATAGGGAACCATGATCTGCAGAATATCAGTCCAGCCTTCTGGCGGCGGCAGTGCGGCGCCGTGTTGCAGGACAGTTTCATCTTTAATGATACCATCGCCCGGAATATCGCGTTGGGAGAAGAAGTGATTGACGAGGAGCGGCTGGCATACAGCTGCCGGGTTTCCAATATCCTTCCCTTTATCGAATCGCTGCCGAATGGTTTTAATACAAAACTGGGCGCGGAAGGCGTGGGGATGAGCCAGGGGCAGCGGCAGCGGCTGTTCATCGCCCGGGCGGTGTACAAGGATCCGGCTTTCCTTTTCTTCGACGAAGCTACCAACGCGCTCGACGCCAACAACGAAAAAACGATCGTGGAAAACCTCGACCGGTTTTTCAGGGGGCGAACGGTGTTGGTCGTGGCCCACAGGCTGAGCACGGTGAAGAATGCAGATAAGATCATCGTACTGAAACAAGGAAAGATCATTGAAGAGGGAACCCACTTCGAACTGATCGAATTGAAAAATCACTATTATGAGCTGGTGAAAAACCAGCTGGAACTTGCCAGGTAA
- a CDS encoding vitamin K epoxide reductase family protein — translation MAAHALCSLLDVPVTASTLKRETEDHPSYPSLLSISEVLTMHGVENICASFPQEQLADIPPPYIAQIKDEKHPGDYFTVVKSCNNRQVIYLDPHSGKWVTVQANRFTRLFTGVILLAEALPNAGEAQYNLKRREERWNSIKTYLPAIALTLITIAVAARAAVQLGTGALLPVMFTLLSLLGCGVGTILMWFDLDRFNPAVQQFCRRSNKVNCNAVLQSDRARFAGFSWSEIGISYFSGQLLFLLTQGISSLPVIAAAGWISLAALPYVFYSIFVQARVLKQWCLLCLMVQGILLAQGAAALTLILPVNTMPPMLPMGILAAFTASAFLLVQLVKPMLKQNKQYRHVRRQYTRLRFQPEVFQSILQRQRQVTHDPAGLGLVMGNPEAKHTVVKVCNPYCGPCATAHVPLHELAELNENVNIRIIFTTSENPEDPRRLPVSHLMAIAEEYDPATTKSALDSWYTAKEKDYAAFAARFPVKADLQQKNTKIAAMAEWCTKVGIEHTPTLFVDNYELPESYSVHDLRNFLTT, via the coding sequence ATGGCAGCGCATGCCCTATGCTCGCTATTGGATGTCCCGGTAACGGCCTCCACGCTGAAACGTGAAACGGAAGACCATCCTTCCTATCCCAGCCTCCTCAGTATCAGTGAAGTATTGACGATGCATGGCGTAGAAAACATTTGTGCCAGCTTCCCCCAGGAACAACTGGCAGACATACCGCCTCCGTACATCGCACAGATCAAAGACGAAAAACATCCCGGCGATTATTTCACCGTCGTAAAATCCTGCAACAACCGGCAAGTAATTTACCTGGACCCACACAGCGGAAAATGGGTTACCGTGCAGGCAAACCGCTTCACCCGCCTGTTCACTGGAGTAATACTGCTGGCCGAAGCCTTGCCGAATGCCGGAGAAGCGCAATACAACCTGAAACGGCGCGAAGAACGCTGGAACAGCATAAAGACTTACCTGCCCGCCATCGCTCTCACGCTCATCACCATTGCCGTGGCTGCCCGTGCCGCTGTGCAATTGGGAACAGGCGCCTTATTGCCCGTTATGTTCACACTGCTATCGTTGCTGGGCTGCGGCGTCGGCACCATCCTCATGTGGTTCGATCTCGACCGCTTCAACCCCGCCGTACAACAGTTCTGCCGCCGGAGCAATAAGGTGAACTGCAATGCCGTACTGCAATCGGATCGTGCCCGGTTCGCCGGATTTTCATGGAGCGAAATCGGCATCTCCTATTTTTCCGGTCAGTTACTTTTCCTGCTGACGCAGGGAATTTCTTCTCTCCCGGTGATCGCCGCAGCCGGCTGGATCAGCCTCGCTGCCCTGCCTTACGTATTTTACTCGATCTTTGTACAGGCGCGTGTTCTCAAGCAATGGTGCCTCCTGTGCCTGATGGTCCAGGGCATTCTCCTTGCGCAGGGAGCGGCGGCACTCACGCTGATCCTGCCGGTAAACACCATGCCTCCAATGCTGCCGATGGGCATCCTGGCAGCTTTCACGGCGTCCGCGTTCTTATTGGTACAGCTCGTCAAACCCATGCTGAAACAAAACAAACAATACCGGCATGTAAGAAGGCAATATACAAGGCTCCGGTTCCAGCCCGAAGTGTTCCAGTCTATATTGCAACGGCAACGGCAGGTAACGCATGACCCCGCCGGCCTCGGCCTCGTCATGGGTAATCCGGAAGCAAAACATACGGTGGTGAAAGTATGCAATCCGTATTGCGGCCCTTGCGCAACGGCACATGTGCCACTACATGAATTGGCGGAGCTGAACGAAAACGTCAACATACGGATCATTTTCACAACTTCCGAAAACCCTGAAGATCCGCGCCGCTTACCGGTTAGTCATCTTATGGCCATCGCCGAAGAATATGACCCCGCCACCACCAAATCTGCGCTGGATAGCTGGTATACCGCGAAAGAAAAAGATTACGCGGCCTTTGCCGCCAGGTTCCCCGTAAAGGCCGACCTCCAGCAGAAAAACACGAAGATCGCCGCTATGGCGGAATGGTGCACAAAAGTCGGCATAGAACACACACCCACACTTTTCGTCGATAATTACGAACTACCTGAATCCTATTCCGTACATGATTTACGCAATTTCCTGACAACATAA